The proteins below are encoded in one region of Xenopus laevis strain J_2021 chromosome 8L, Xenopus_laevis_v10.1, whole genome shotgun sequence:
- the tbcb.L gene encoding uncharacterized protein LOC414650 (The RefSeq protein has 2 substitutions compared to this genomic sequence) codes for MSSVTLSSCPTVTVRISSSLNSFTAEKRLDRGLTLAELKCKLELVVGSPASCMDLQLYGTENAFLLNLDQDDALLGSYPVDDGCRIHVIDKSGARIGEYEDLSRVEKYEISDNSYDKRTDSVRSFLKKNKLGKFNEAETQQKQAEQDCKLEEERLAAKSITHGARCEVRVAGQPTKRGTVMYVGLTDFKPGFWVGVQYDEPLGKNDGSVEGKQYFTCMPKYGAFVKPQYVVVGDYPEEDYGLDDEM; via the exons ATGAGCTCCGTAACGGTGAGCTCGTGTCCGACCGTGACTGTGCGAATCAGCAGCAGCCTTAACTCCTTCACTGCGGAGAAGAGACTGGATCGGGGGCTCACCTTGGCAGAGCTTAAG tgtaagctGGAGTTAGTGGTTGGGTCCCCAGCATCATGCATGGATTTGCAGCTCTACGGTACAGAGAATGCCTTCCTTCTGAATCTTGATCAAGATGATGCACTTTTGGGATCATATCCAGTAGATGATGGCTGCAGGATACAT GTGATAGATAAGAGTGGAGCAAGGATCGGAGAATATGAAGACCTCTCTAGGGTCGAAAAATATGAAATCTCAGACAACAGTTATGACAAAAGAACAG ACTCTGTACGCTCCTTTCTGAAGAAGAACAAGTTAGGGAAGTTCAATGAGGCAGAAACACAACAAAAGCAAGCAGAACAGGATTGTAAGCTGGAGGAAGAAAGATTAGCCGCAAAATCCATCACACATGGGGCAAGATGTGAAGTTCGAGTAGCCGGTCAGCCAACAAAACGTGGGACAGTCATGTATGTTG gtttcacAGACTTTAAACCTGGATTTTGGGTTGGAGTGCAATACGACGAACCTCTTGGGAAAAATGATGGCAG TGTTGAAGGAAAGCAATATTTCACGTGTATGCCGAAGTATGGAGCATTTGTGAAGCCACAGTATGTGGTAGTGGGAGACTACCCAGAGGAAGACTATGGTCTTGATGATGAGATGTGA
- the LOC108698930 gene encoding NTPase KAP family P-loop domain-containing protein 1 has translation MVQPDFQTKDDVYCFSLAKALYYVTTPVTVGFYAPWGRRTDILLSKVESYLRAESWKKEQDEIKRTGLRTRTCSGKDLLKLLFLMIFHHPVITERHKERQNIQYVFIRFSAWEFAGSDHLWAGLVTTLCDGIENCFGLAPISLYRVVCKKTKIIIRDDPRKQEWVSKRFLCIPLWLATIMVIMLGIGVGALILIFGFPIGDASGDMLTAFEGVGATVVGISAAGVLRAAVLVIKNTIITQKGKVEQKMNRTDMSSQLGFMSDVKREVRLITRYIQLIEIFQRRKIRIVLEITNLDKCLPDKIVGVLNAMNILLSDPNAPFISVLSVDPSIIIDCVENSELLKGVGNNGYRFLNRIITLPFSIPKMDCDSKLFLIRQIIQGKEALTGDMEEEGDIIQVTSQIPNEKEQLLRLRSLNGSSDIPLMVTSHERSGQPTGMSNKLPKTKDLIAQAFQYLFHDTLKDYITDNVIHIRRMVNTITITIRLMIRSVPRNIIKPQKVTEWVLLATQWPCRLSWILQCIEDEQQKMSLEQNGAHIQAYFELLLWDVYEKSLEELDAIKMNITHLLDLDGDPELFHKLIKDNFTVSEANFFLPFTNNLDYSMKRQMELLRGSNNLWEAKKTRRLTTMSLLNMSVEDVCIEMNKLGFKKKNLQKYQGSIKTHNLNGRALVYSDNNEIKEALCMGLGDWTLFSVYFLGVMPPPAGPTFSAAASTIQNPLSCPGSRENILRASRPTLYHPKDELDNLDIS, from the exons ATGGTGCAACCAG ATTTCCAGACTAAGGATGACGTATATTGCTTTTCTCTAGCCAAAGCTCTCTATTATGTTACTACCCCTGTAACAGTTGGATTTTATGCTCCATGGGGAAGAAGGACAGATATCCTGCTGAGTAAAGTTGAAT catACCTAAGGGCAGAATCATGGAAAAAAGAACAAgatgaaataaaaagaacagGACTAAGGACCAGGACATGTTCTGGAAAGGATCTTTTAAAACTTCTCTTCCTCATGATATTTCACCATCCTGTCATTACAGAAAGGCACAAAGAAagacagaatatacagtatgttttcattAGATTCAGTGCTTGGGAATTTGCAGGTAGTGATCACCTTTGGGCTGGTTTAGTCACTACCCTCTGTGATGGCATCGAAAATTGCTTTGGGTTGGCTCCCATTAGTTTATACAGAGTGGTATGCAAAAAAACCAAGATTATAATTAGAGATGATCCTCGTAAGCAGGAATGGGTCAGTAAAAGATTTTTATGTATTCCTTTATGGCTTGCGACTATTATGGTAATTATGTTAGGAATTGGTGTTGGTGCTTTGATATTGATCTTTGGTTTTCCAATTGGTGATGCTTCTGGGGATATGCTGACAGCTTTTGAAGGTGTTGGAGCAACAGTTGTCGGCATCTCTGCAGCTGGAGTACTAAGAGCAGCTGTTCTGGTGATCAAGAATACAATTATCACCCAAAAGGGCAAAGTAGAACAGAAAATGAATCGAACAGACATGAGCTCTCAACTGGGCTTTATGAGTGATGTTAAGAGGGAGGTTAGGCTCATCACTCGTTACATACAACTGATAGAGATTTTCCAACGACGGAAAATTCGCATTGTCCTGGAAATCACTAACTTGGACAAATGCCTGCCAGATAAAATTGTAGGAGTTTTGAATGCAATGAATATCCTTCTGTCTGATCCCAACGCACCATTTATTTCAGTCCTTTCTGTGGACCCCAGCATAATTATAGACTGTGTGGAAAACTCAGAACTTCTAAAAGGCGTAGGAAATAACGGATATCGGTTTTTAAATCGGATAATTACACTGCCTTTCTCTATCCCTAAAATGGATTGTGACTCCAAACTGTTCCTTATAAGACAAATCATTCAGGGTAAGGAAGCACTGACTGGAGACATGGAAGAAGAAGGAGACATCATACAAGTCACTTCACAGATACCCAATGAAAAAGAACAGCTGCTTCGGCTCCGCTCTTTAAATGGTAGCAGTGACATTCCTTTGATGGTTACCAGCCATGAGAGGTCAGGGCAACCAACAGGGATGTCAAATAAATTGCCAAAGACCAAAGATTTGATAGCACAAGCATTTCAATACCTTTTTCATGACACTTTAAAGGATTACATTACAGATAATGTCATTCATATTAGGAGAATGGTGAACACTATTACCATCACCATTAGACTAATGATTAGGAGCGTGCCTAGAAATATAATAAAGCCACAAAAAGTAACAGAGTGGGTACTTCTTGCCACTCAATGGCCCTGCCGCCTTAGTTGGATCCTACAGTGCATTGAAGATGAACAACAGAAGATGAGTTTGGAACAAAATGGAGCACACATCCAAGCATACTTTGAGCTTCTTTTGTGGGATGTCTATGAGAAATCCTTGGAAGAACTAGATGCAATTAAAATGAACATTACACATCTTCTAGACCTAGATGGTGACCCTGAACTCTTTCACAAACTAATAAAAGACAACTTTACAGTGAGCGAAGCAAACTTCTTTTTGCCTTTTACTAATAACTTAGATTATTCCATGAAGAGACAGATGGAGCTTCTGAGAGGCAGTAATAACCTATGGGAGGCCAAAAAGACCCGCAGACTGACTACAATGTCTTTGCTAAACATGAGTGTGGAAGATGTGTGCATAGAG ATGAACAAACTTGGTTTCAAAAAAAAGAATCTACAAAAGTATCAAGGTAGTATAAAAACGCACAATCTGAATGGCAGAGCCCTTGTCTACAGTGATAACAATGAGATAAAAGAAGCTTTGTGTATGGGCTTGGGAGACTGGACCCTTTTCAGCGTTTACTTTTTAGGTGTAATGCCACCACCTGCTGGTCCCACTTTCTCTGCTGCAGCAAGTACTATCCAAAACCCACTCAGTTGTCCAGGATCCAGGGAAAACATCCTAAGGGCAAGCAGACCAACCCTTTACCATCCAAAAGATGAGCTGGACAATTTGGATATAAGCTGA
- the bloc1s3.l gene encoding biogenesis of lysosomal organelles complex-1, subunit 3 L homeolog, whose amino-acid sequence MSSHVYHTVVKGEASETDDEEEMYVTSVTPGAFSSTHGLKIQGEASETDEEDDVNEKSDISTKGLENILPPLVVIRNEVENVPFGAEEKPIVNIQQQGRYSTLLQQKLLESNARLYHDVNNTIKHVYQTATGEIRTLTSQLSNSQNGIINASHSIRLALDDLKGVSEKIDIITSCNLLPDIRISVPNA is encoded by the coding sequence ATGTCTTCCCATGTATATCACACTGTGGTAAAGGGAGAAGCTTCTGAGACAGATGATGAGGAGGAGATGTATGTGACCTCAGTTACACCTGGAGCCTTCTCCAGCACACATGGATTGAAAATCCAAGGAGAAGCTTCAGAAACAGATGAAGAAGATGATGTAAATGAGAAGAGTGACATATCTACCAAAGGTTTGGAGAATATTCTCCCTCCATTAGTGGTCATCCGGAATGAGGTAGAAAATGTGCCTTTTGGTGCAGAAGAAAAACCGATAGTGAACATACAGCAGCAAGGACGTTACAGTACTTTGCTGCAGCAGAAACTTTTAGAGAGCAATGCACGCTTGTACCATGATGTCAACAACACCATCAAACATGTCTATCAAACTGCCACTGGTGAAATACGGACATTAACTAGTCAGCTGAGCAACTCTCAAAATGGCATCATTAATGCTTCCCATAGTATCAGACTTGCTCTTGACGATTTGAAAGGGGTTTCAGAAAAGATTGATATCATCACAAGCTGCAACCTTCTTCCTGATATTCGGATTAGTGTTCCTAATGCATAG